From one Bacteroides eggerthii genomic stretch:
- a CDS encoding TonB-dependent receptor translates to MRKSLIQFLLVAMLSLFTSAAWAQTTVHGQLVDAETGEPLVGAAVMVEGTTQGSVTDIDGYFKQSVASNATLLFKYIGYKDQKKKITQKGASVELGTIKMQPDAVMLSDVTITSSVAVARKTPVAVSTVDPVFIEEKLGSQEFPEILKSTPGVYTTKDGGGYGDAQTRIRGFSSENVAMMINGVPMNGMENQKVYWSNWAGLSDVTRSMQVQRGLGAAKVSVPAVGGSINIVTKSTEAKRGGFVSYGMGNDGYNKILFSVSSGLSKDGWAFTLLGGKTWGDGYIQGTEFEGYNWFASIAKRFNDNHQLSLTAFGAPQWHNQRNNQNGLTIKEWQRVKQYMGEDSPYKYNPTFGYRHGQVFNSSRNAYHKPQISLNHLWQIDRKSSLSTALYVSIGRGNGYSGSGDAANRSKWYGASNGLVNNDFREVDGTFAYDQVEAMNVASTTGSKMIMSKAMNNHMWYGLLSTYTTKFGENFDFYGGVDLRYYKGLHQNVITDLFGGSYFVDIDNRKNVRVENNVAAADPSFKNQKLGVGDVIYRDYDGFVMSEGVFAQLEYNYDKLSAFVSGGLSNTSYWRYDRMYYDKAHAKSDKKHYLGGNVKGGINYNLNEFNNIYFNAGYINRAPMFDTSFVNSQNSHARNGDAKNEKVMSFELGYGFRTGFFTANVNAYYTRWKDKALYDSGTYDYENEEGVEIEDRWTLNMTGANANHMGVELDFVAKPFRWLDVTGMFSWGDWRWKGNAKGFYYNGSGQMLADLKSGEVVSDMTNAEQYRANIKMDNIHVGGSAQTTAALGVNVRPMKGLRLSLDWNFFARNYAGYDIDAGQAGMGNEYVVTEPWEIPSYHTFDLSAGYSFDFGKVRATLSGNVNNLFDQEYIADARDGSKHDWETATRVLYGFGRTYSVRLKFNF, encoded by the coding sequence ATGAGAAAAAGTCTAATTCAATTTCTGTTGGTTGCCATGTTGTCGCTGTTTACTTCCGCAGCATGGGCTCAGACCACAGTGCATGGTCAGCTTGTCGACGCTGAAACCGGCGAACCTTTGGTGGGTGCTGCCGTTATGGTAGAGGGAACTACTCAAGGGTCAGTGACTGACATTGACGGCTATTTCAAGCAAAGCGTTGCTTCTAATGCTACGTTGCTCTTCAAGTACATCGGTTACAAGGACCAGAAGAAAAAAATCACACAGAAGGGCGCTTCTGTAGAACTGGGAACTATCAAGATGCAGCCCGATGCAGTGATGTTGTCGGACGTTACCATCACTTCATCCGTTGCGGTGGCTCGTAAGACTCCGGTAGCGGTATCTACCGTAGATCCGGTGTTCATTGAAGAGAAACTTGGTTCGCAGGAATTTCCTGAAATCCTGAAGTCCACTCCGGGTGTATATACCACTAAGGATGGTGGTGGCTATGGGGATGCGCAGACTCGTATCCGAGGTTTTTCCAGCGAGAACGTAGCCATGATGATTAACGGTGTGCCGATGAACGGTATGGAGAACCAGAAGGTATACTGGTCCAACTGGGCAGGTCTGTCCGACGTAACCCGCAGCATGCAGGTACAGCGCGGTTTGGGTGCTGCCAAAGTATCGGTTCCGGCAGTGGGCGGTTCCATCAATATCGTTACCAAGAGCACAGAAGCCAAGAGAGGCGGATTTGTGTCTTACGGCATGGGTAACGACGGTTACAATAAAATTCTTTTCAGCGTATCATCCGGTCTGTCCAAAGATGGCTGGGCATTCACTTTGCTTGGCGGTAAGACTTGGGGCGACGGATATATACAAGGTACGGAATTTGAAGGCTACAACTGGTTTGCCAGCATAGCCAAACGTTTCAACGACAATCACCAGTTGTCTCTCACTGCATTCGGTGCTCCGCAGTGGCACAATCAGCGCAATAATCAAAACGGGCTTACTATTAAAGAATGGCAGCGTGTAAAACAATATATGGGTGAAGACAGTCCTTATAAATATAATCCCACTTTTGGTTACAGACATGGACAAGTCTTTAATTCATCCAGAAACGCATATCACAAACCTCAGATATCTCTGAACCATTTGTGGCAGATAGACCGTAAATCAAGTTTGAGTACAGCTTTGTACGTATCTATCGGTCGCGGTAACGGTTACAGTGGTTCGGGTGATGCTGCCAACCGCAGTAAGTGGTATGGAGCAAGCAATGGATTGGTAAATAATGATTTCCGCGAAGTAGACGGAACATTTGCATACGATCAGGTAGAGGCTATGAATGTGGCAAGCACCACCGGATCCAAGATGATTATGTCCAAAGCAATGAACAATCACATGTGGTATGGTTTGCTTTCTACCTATACTACTAAGTTTGGTGAGAATTTTGACTTCTACGGTGGTGTTGATTTGCGCTATTACAAGGGGTTGCATCAGAATGTCATTACCGACCTTTTTGGTGGTTCATACTTTGTAGATATTGATAATCGTAAAAATGTACGTGTTGAGAATAACGTAGCCGCTGCCGATCCTAGCTTCAAGAATCAAAAGCTCGGAGTAGGTGATGTGATATATCGTGATTATGATGGTTTCGTAATGTCCGAAGGTGTATTCGCGCAGTTAGAATATAACTACGACAAGTTGAGTGCATTTGTTTCCGGCGGTCTTTCAAACACCAGCTATTGGCGTTACGACCGTATGTATTACGACAAGGCACATGCCAAGTCCGACAAGAAACATTATTTGGGCGGAAACGTCAAGGGCGGTATCAACTACAATCTCAACGAGTTCAACAACATTTACTTCAACGCCGGTTACATCAACCGCGCTCCGATGTTCGATACTTCTTTTGTCAACTCTCAGAATTCACATGCACGCAATGGCGATGCCAAGAACGAGAAAGTAATGTCTTTTGAGTTGGGGTATGGTTTCCGTACAGGTTTTTTCACAGCCAATGTGAACGCCTACTACACTCGTTGGAAAGACAAAGCCCTCTACGATTCGGGGACATACGACTATGAGAACGAAGAAGGGGTAGAAATAGAAGACCGCTGGACGCTGAACATGACCGGAGCCAATGCCAACCACATGGGTGTGGAACTTGATTTCGTTGCCAAACCGTTTAGATGGCTTGACGTAACGGGTATGTTCTCATGGGGCGACTGGCGCTGGAAAGGTAATGCGAAAGGTTTCTACTATAACGGATCGGGCCAGATGCTTGCCGACCTTAAGAGTGGTGAAGTCGTGAGTGACATGACAAATGCAGAGCAGTATCGCGCCAACATTAAGATGGACAATATCCATGTAGGCGGTTCGGCACAAACTACAGCCGCACTGGGTGTAAACGTACGCCCTATGAAAGGCTTGCGCCTCAGTTTGGACTGGAACTTCTTTGCCCGTAACTATGCCGGATATGATATTGATGCAGGACAAGCCGGCATGGGTAATGAATACGTAGTGACAGAACCTTGGGAGATACCTTCCTACCACACCTTTGACTTGAGCGCCGGGTATTCCTTCGACTTCGGTAAAGTCCGCGCTACTTTGAGTGGTAACGTCAACAACCTCTTCGATCAGGAATACATTGCCGATGCACGTGACGGCAGCAAGCACGATTGGGAAACTGCGACACGCGTGCTTTACGGTTTCGGCCGTACTTATTCCGTACGTTTGAAATTCAATTTCTAA
- the ettA gene encoding energy-dependent translational throttle protein EttA, producing MATVDDKKIIFSMVGLNKTIQQNNKQVLKNIYLSFFYGAKIGIIGLNGSGKSTLLKIIAGLDKSYQGEVVFSPGYSVGYLAQEPYLDPTKTVKEVVMEGVQPIVDALTEYEEINQKFGLPEYYEDQDKMDKLFTRQAELQDIIDATDAWNLDSKLERAMDALRCPPEDQSVEHLSGGERRRVALCRLLLQKPDVLLLDEPTNHLDAESIDWLEQHLQQYEGTVIAVTHDRYFLDHVAGWILELDRGEGIPWKGNYSSWLEQKTKRMEQEEKTASKRRKTLERELEWVRMAPKARQAKGKARLNSYDKLLNEDVKEKEEKLEIFIPNGPRLGNKVIEAKHVAKAFGDKLLFDDLNFMLPPNGIVGIIGPNGAGKTTLFRLIMGLETPDSGEFEVGETVKVAYVDQQHKDIDPNKSVYQVISGGNDLIRMGGRDINARAYLSRFNFSGADQEKLCGVLSGGERNRLHLALCLKEEGNVLLLDEPTNDIDVNTLRALEEGLEDFAGCAVVISHDRWFLDRICTHILAFEGDSNVFFFEGSYSEYEENKLKRLGKEEPTRVRYRKLMND from the coding sequence ATGGCAACAGTAGACGATAAGAAAATTATCTTTTCTATGGTAGGGCTGAACAAGACCATTCAGCAGAACAACAAGCAGGTGTTGAAGAACATCTACCTTTCGTTCTTCTATGGAGCGAAAATCGGTATCATCGGTCTGAACGGTTCGGGTAAATCAACCTTGCTGAAGATTATCGCCGGCTTGGATAAATCCTATCAGGGCGAAGTGGTGTTTTCACCCGGATATTCGGTAGGATATTTGGCTCAGGAGCCTTATCTTGATCCTACGAAGACAGTGAAAGAAGTGGTGATGGAAGGCGTGCAACCCATTGTGGATGCGCTGACAGAGTACGAGGAGATCAACCAGAAGTTCGGTCTGCCCGAATACTACGAGGATCAGGACAAGATGGACAAGCTCTTCACCCGTCAGGCAGAGTTGCAGGACATCATCGACGCTACCGATGCATGGAACCTCGACAGTAAGCTGGAGCGTGCGATGGATGCACTCCGTTGCCCGCCCGAAGACCAGTCCGTAGAGCATCTTTCCGGTGGTGAGCGCCGTCGTGTGGCACTTTGCCGCCTGTTGCTCCAGAAGCCCGACGTGCTGCTCCTCGACGAGCCCACCAACCACCTTGATGCAGAGTCCATCGACTGGTTGGAACAGCACCTGCAGCAGTACGAAGGTACGGTAATCGCCGTAACCCACGACCGCTACTTCCTCGACCACGTGGCAGGTTGGATACTCGAGCTCGACCGCGGCGAAGGCATTCCCTGGAAGGGCAACTACTCCAGTTGGCTGGAGCAGAAAACCAAGCGCATGGAGCAGGAAGAAAAGACAGCCAGCAAGCGCCGCAAGACGCTGGAACGTGAGCTGGAGTGGGTGCGTATGGCTCCCAAGGCCCGTCAGGCAAAGGGAAAGGCCCGTCTGAACTCCTACGACAAACTGCTGAACGAGGATGTGAAGGAGAAGGAGGAAAAGCTCGAAATCTTCATCCCCAACGGTCCCCGTCTGGGCAACAAGGTCATCGAAGCCAAGCACGTGGCAAAGGCGTTTGGCGACAAGCTCCTGTTCGACGATCTCAACTTCATGCTGCCGCCTAACGGTATTGTGGGCATCATCGGTCCCAACGGTGCAGGTAAGACCACCCTTTTCCGCCTTATCATGGGGCTGGAGACTCCCGACAGCGGCGAGTTCGAGGTAGGAGAGACTGTGAAAGTAGCCTACGTGGACCAGCAACACAAGGACATCGACCCCAACAAGAGTGTCTACCAAGTGATTTCCGGCGGCAACGACCTCATCCGCATGGGTGGACGCGACATCAACGCACGTGCCTACCTGTCGCGCTTCAACTTCTCCGGTGCCGATCAGGAAAAGCTCTGCGGCGTACTCTCCGGTGGTGAGCGCAACCGTCTTCACCTGGCCCTCTGCCTCAAGGAAGAAGGCAATGTGCTGCTCCTCGACGAGCCTACCAACGACATTGACGTCAACACCCTGCGTGCCCTCGAAGAGGGTCTTGAGGACTTTGCCGGATGCGCCGTTGTCATCAGCCACGACCGCTGGTTCCTCGACCGCATCTGTACGCACATCCTTGCGTTTGAAGGCGACTCCAATGTGTTCTTCTTCGAAGGGTCGTATTCGGAATATGAAGAAAATAAATTGAAACGTCTGGGTAAAGAAGAACCGACTCGTGTGCGTTATAGAAAGTTAATGAATGACTGA
- a CDS encoding Fic family protein produces the protein MATIAELLASSLNALKQVQRGEDFTIIKSSDLSRTHIKRLVDNHFLKPIIKGWYVVTDPRATPGDSTAWYASFWSFITRYANERYGNEWCLSAEQSLSIYTGATIIPNQVLIRAPKGNDYMVPLIPPTSVFNLGAELPSKIDTNNPYNLNLYTLAEAIIVATPTMYRNDALTMRTALAMVHDSSDILKILVDTGQTVRAGRVIGAFRNIGRTDMADEIAGTMKRMGYIIYEEDPFERVMEIHVSQSPYAVRLRLMWQNMREDVIANFTRLKSNLSAKEFLERMETRYKLDAYHSLSIEGYRVTDELINKVKSGVWKPDGEDMDSKNALAARGYWQAFQEVKKSVSDIFEGSNSAEVAERDLSVWHSEMFMPCVTAGIIKPSDIVGYRSHQVYIRNSMHTPLNPDALRDAMTTLFELLREEPEACVRAVLGHFLFTYIHPFMDGNGRVGRFLMNAMLASGGYDWLIIPVERRDEYMAVLEKASVEGDIVSFVRFLSSI, from the coding sequence ATGGCAACGATAGCAGAACTGTTAGCATCTTCTTTGAATGCGCTGAAACAAGTACAACGGGGTGAGGATTTTACGATAATTAAAAGTAGCGACTTATCCCGGACGCACATAAAAAGATTGGTAGATAATCATTTTCTCAAGCCCATCATTAAGGGCTGGTATGTGGTTACCGACCCAAGGGCAACGCCGGGCGACAGTACGGCATGGTATGCTTCGTTTTGGAGCTTTATTACCCGGTATGCAAATGAACGCTACGGCAATGAATGGTGTCTATCTGCCGAACAATCGTTGTCGATATATACAGGTGCCACCATCATACCGAACCAAGTTCTTATAAGAGCACCTAAAGGTAACGACTATATGGTTCCATTAATTCCTCCGACCTCTGTTTTTAATTTAGGGGCGGAATTGCCCTCAAAGATTGATACGAACAATCCGTATAATCTCAACCTCTATACATTGGCGGAAGCTATTATTGTAGCTACGCCTACCATGTATCGCAACGATGCGCTAACAATGCGGACTGCCCTTGCAATGGTTCATGATAGCTCGGATATTTTGAAGATATTGGTTGATACAGGGCAAACAGTCCGGGCAGGCAGGGTGATTGGAGCATTCCGTAATATCGGGCGAACGGACATGGCCGATGAAATTGCCGGAACTATGAAACGCATGGGATATATCATTTATGAAGAAGACCCATTCGAAAGGGTGATGGAAATTCATGTGTCGCAATCTCCATACGCTGTCCGTTTGCGCTTGATGTGGCAGAATATGAGAGAAGATGTAATAGCTAATTTCACCCGGCTTAAAAGTAATCTTTCCGCCAAAGAATTTTTAGAGCGAATGGAAACCCGGTACAAGTTGGATGCTTATCACTCTTTGTCTATTGAGGGGTATCGGGTCACTGATGAATTAATAAATAAAGTAAAAAGCGGTGTATGGAAGCCGGATGGAGAGGATATGGATTCAAAAAATGCGCTTGCGGCACGTGGTTATTGGCAAGCCTTTCAGGAGGTCAAAAAGAGCGTATCCGATATTTTCGAAGGTAGTAACAGTGCTGAGGTTGCGGAACGGGACTTATCGGTATGGCACAGTGAAATGTTCATGCCTTGCGTAACGGCAGGCATTATCAAACCATCCGATATTGTCGGTTATCGTTCCCATCAGGTCTATATTCGTAACTCGATGCACACACCTCTGAATCCGGATGCACTTCGTGATGCCATGACCACTTTGTTCGAATTGCTTAGAGAAGAACCGGAAGCCTGTGTAAGAGCCGTTTTAGGGCATTTCCTGTTTACTTATATTCATCCCTTTATGGATGGAAACGGTCGTGTCGGGCGGTTCTTAATGAATGCCATGTTGGCTTCGGGTGGCTACGATTGGCTGATTATTCCGGTGGAAAGACGAGATGAATATATGGCGGTCCTCGAAAAAGCAAGCGTTGAGGGAGATATAGTTTCTTTTGTGAGATTTTTATCGAGTATTTAA